From a single Granulicella aggregans genomic region:
- a CDS encoding type II toxin-antitoxin system VapC family toxin, with protein MKYLLDTSVISQTAKDRPQGAAIAWLGTVDLTETFLSAITFAELRRGAEKLPEGRKRRELEVWLGAEVAVEYGKRIFPVDVVVADLAGQLSVEAERVGLNLDLTDFLIAATARVHGLQVATLNRKHLEKLGVELVEF; from the coding sequence CTGAAATATCTTCTCGATACCAGCGTGATCTCTCAGACTGCCAAGGACAGGCCACAGGGTGCTGCGATCGCCTGGCTCGGAACCGTAGATCTGACTGAAACATTTCTGAGCGCCATTACGTTTGCGGAGCTTCGCCGTGGAGCCGAGAAGTTGCCCGAAGGCAGGAAGCGGCGTGAGTTGGAGGTTTGGCTCGGAGCCGAGGTTGCCGTGGAATACGGCAAGCGGATATTTCCTGTGGATGTGGTGGTCGCGGATTTAGCTGGTCAGCTCTCGGTTGAGGCGGAGAGAGTTGGTTTAAATCTCGATCTGACAGACTTCCTGATCGCGGCGACGGCGCGGGTGCATGGGTTGCAGGTGGCGACGCTTAACCGGAAGCACTTAGAGAAGCTGGGTGTGGAGTTGGTGGAGTTCTGA
- a CDS encoding J domain-containing protein — MIDSVFQVPLAELIASNQSDVVDKLNANVGATNPAVFVFILSGFSLLVAVTFPTLGALLSILLLLSGIVVYKRFKDSHTLHIHYSLDAVATINFSKTVKALESLASCYRIWTLNTRTASHDSKRNAGAGQLITRKTAGVGVFATEGFSSSLAFSSIKANDMLLHFLPDQILLFANNRYAAIRYEDLNVDAICTRFIETEGVPPDSKKVDTTWRFVNKNGGPDRRFNNNTQIPVVQYGEVTLYTASGLQIILQTSSYEKGAAFTARFNENDKARETRDTHKAPDDMSDVELLLDCYKLLGIAYPASLEEVSAAYRRQASLYHPDKYEHLAPEMKHLASIKMQQINAAYELMKSEIGCR; from the coding sequence GTGATCGACTCGGTCTTTCAAGTCCCTCTTGCCGAACTGATTGCGTCCAATCAAAGCGATGTGGTTGATAAGCTGAATGCGAATGTTGGAGCGACAAACCCGGCTGTCTTCGTATTCATTCTTTCCGGATTTTCACTCCTAGTCGCAGTGACTTTTCCGACTCTTGGTGCTTTATTATCCATTCTGCTGCTTCTCAGCGGAATCGTTGTTTATAAGCGCTTCAAAGACTCTCACACCCTGCACATCCATTATTCGCTAGATGCGGTAGCGACGATCAACTTCAGCAAGACAGTGAAGGCGCTGGAATCTTTAGCATCTTGCTACAGAATTTGGACGCTAAACACGAGGACCGCATCCCACGACAGCAAGAGAAATGCCGGTGCGGGGCAATTAATTACCCGAAAAACAGCTGGCGTCGGAGTCTTTGCGACAGAAGGTTTCTCATCCTCACTTGCCTTCTCTTCGATCAAAGCTAACGATATGCTGCTGCACTTTCTTCCGGACCAAATTCTTCTCTTCGCCAATAATCGGTATGCCGCGATCCGATACGAAGACTTGAACGTGGACGCCATCTGCACTCGCTTTATCGAAACCGAAGGCGTACCGCCAGATAGCAAAAAAGTCGATACTACTTGGCGATTCGTGAATAAGAATGGTGGACCAGACAGAAGATTCAATAACAACACTCAAATCCCCGTCGTGCAATATGGGGAGGTCACACTCTATACGGCCAGCGGACTACAGATAATTCTTCAAACTTCGAGCTACGAGAAAGGTGCCGCTTTCACAGCTCGCTTCAATGAGAATGATAAAGCCCGGGAGACTCGAGATACGCATAAAGCGCCAGATGACATGTCGGACGTTGAGTTACTACTTGACTGCTATAAGTTGCTTGGCATTGCCTATCCAGCTTCGCTGGAAGAGGTCTCAGCGGCTTACCGTCGACAGGCATCTCTCTACCATCCCGACAAATACGAACATCTGGCGCCTGAGATGAAGCATCTTGCTTCCATAAAGATGCAGCAGATCAATGCTGCTTATGAGCTGATGAAGTCCGAGATAGGATGCCGATAG
- a CDS encoding type II toxin-antitoxin system prevent-host-death family antitoxin, protein MGTWQAVDAEARFSALLDAAADEGPQVIRQKGRTFVITAKQDQQEEPVKAAESEPKKFVSAWEALRPSFEDRFDLELPERDWQSRPVDLG, encoded by the coding sequence ATGGGAACATGGCAAGCTGTGGACGCAGAAGCAAGATTCAGCGCGCTGCTGGACGCGGCGGCGGATGAAGGCCCACAGGTGATCCGGCAAAAGGGCAGGACGTTCGTCATTACAGCGAAACAAGATCAGCAGGAGGAGCCCGTGAAAGCCGCCGAAAGCGAGCCGAAAAAGTTCGTTAGCGCGTGGGAGGCGCTGCGGCCTTCGTTTGAGGACCGGTTCGATCTTGAACTTCCCGAAAGGGATTGGCAGTCGAGGCCAGTAGACCTTGGCTAG
- a CDS encoding type II toxin-antitoxin system VapC family toxin: MASLLDTDVVSQWSKPVPDAQVASWLATIVLEETYISVVTIQELRTGIERLPAGRKRSGLDAWLSDFVLVKYEARLLPVTLEIADLCGRMLGSKDLAGFHPENTDAYIAATARVHGLKVATRNRKHFERLGVELVEF; encoded by the coding sequence TTGGCTAGCCTGCTGGACACGGATGTCGTCTCGCAGTGGTCGAAACCAGTGCCAGACGCTCAGGTTGCAAGCTGGCTTGCAACGATTGTGCTCGAAGAGACGTACATCAGCGTCGTCACGATCCAGGAGCTTCGAACGGGAATTGAACGGCTGCCCGCAGGCAGAAAGAGAAGCGGCCTGGATGCGTGGCTCAGTGACTTCGTATTGGTGAAATACGAAGCCAGGCTTCTGCCCGTGACGCTCGAGATCGCAGATTTGTGCGGACGAATGCTCGGCAGCAAGGACTTGGCCGGGTTCCACCCAGAAAATACCGACGCCTATATCGCGGCAACAGCGAGGGTGCATGGATTGAAGGTGGCGACGCGGAACCGGAAGCACTTTGAGAGGTTGGGTGTGGAGTTGGTGGAGTTTTGA